From the genome of Phytohabitans rumicis, one region includes:
- a CDS encoding Gfo/Idh/MocA family protein, whose product MKNLKKCAVGIIGAGNVARRHARVLAGFVDVRLVGVTDVRADAARDLADEHGTRAFPDVAGLLDAEPDAVYVCVPPFAHGPAEEAVLAAGLPMFVEKPLAADLATAERIAPLAADVVTAVGHHWRYLAAVDRARHLLKDRPVRLVVGAWLDTVPPAAWWTRRATSGGPVVEQAAHVLDLARVLAGEVRQVRATAGELLARVPSYAKSDNRGPFLADVDAASAATLSFEGGAVGSLTTACVLGWKHRAGIEVYAEGLALSIDENHLVVRDGAGEERMPADVGAAHRAVDRAFVDAVLGVGDDVRCPYGEALRTHRLACAIAEAAATGEAVDVCGH is encoded by the coding sequence GTGAAAAACCTCAAGAAGTGTGCGGTAGGGATCATTGGGGCCGGAAACGTCGCACGGCGGCACGCGCGGGTCCTGGCGGGCTTCGTGGACGTGCGGCTGGTCGGGGTGACGGACGTGCGGGCGGACGCGGCCCGGGACCTGGCGGACGAGCACGGCACCCGGGCGTTCCCGGACGTCGCCGGGCTCCTCGACGCCGAGCCGGACGCCGTCTACGTCTGCGTCCCGCCGTTCGCCCACGGCCCGGCCGAGGAGGCGGTGCTGGCGGCCGGGCTGCCGATGTTCGTGGAGAAGCCGCTCGCCGCCGACCTCGCCACCGCCGAGCGGATCGCGCCGCTCGCCGCGGACGTCGTCACCGCGGTCGGCCACCACTGGCGCTACCTGGCCGCCGTCGACCGCGCCCGCCACCTGCTCAAGGACCGGCCGGTGCGGCTCGTCGTGGGCGCCTGGCTCGACACGGTGCCGCCGGCGGCCTGGTGGACCCGCCGAGCCACCTCCGGCGGCCCGGTGGTCGAGCAGGCCGCCCACGTCCTCGACCTCGCCCGCGTGCTAGCCGGCGAGGTGCGCCAGGTCCGCGCCACCGCCGGCGAGCTGTTAGCAAGGGTCCCCTCCTATGCAAAAAGCGATAACAGGGGGCCCTTCCTTGCAGACGTCGACGCGGCCAGCGCGGCTACGCTCAGCTTTGAGGGCGGTGCGGTCGGGTCGCTCACCACGGCCTGCGTCCTTGGCTGGAAGCATCGCGCGGGCATCGAGGTGTACGCCGAAGGGCTTGCCCTGTCGATCGACGAGAACCATCTGGTGGTGCGGGACGGTGCGGGCGAGGAGCGCATGCCCGCCGACGTCGGGGCCGCCCACCGCGCCGTGGACCGGGCGTTTGTCGACGCGGTGCTCGGCGTCGGCGACGACGTCCGCTGCCCGTACGGCGAGGCGCTGCGCACCCATCGGCTCGCCTGTGCGATCGCGGAGGCGGCCGCCACCGGGGAGGCCGTCGATGTCTGCGGACACTGA
- a CDS encoding DUF3500 domain-containing protein, whose product MREAAVALLAALDGEQRDLARRSFGDDAARRWIEYRPRARPGACLADLDRAGRKAAHRLLATALSPHAYAQAMAIVALEEVLDRAEGWARGRHSNDYWVAVFGDPGDEAWSWRFEGHHVSVTMTVAGAQVSPAPVFLGANPHRVSHAGRTVLRPLAAEEDLGRALLEAMGPAGRRAAIVSDRAPDDIRSATRGRTDPIEPRGVPTSRLGPSARATLDALVALYLDRLPAELAAREHARIAAGERHFAWEGPTGPGTRHYYRVQGEDLLIEYDNTSDDGNHAHTVMRRPRSDFGDDVLAAHRAVAH is encoded by the coding sequence ATGCGCGAAGCCGCGGTCGCGCTGCTGGCCGCGCTGGACGGTGAGCAGCGCGACCTGGCCCGGCGGAGCTTCGGCGACGACGCGGCCCGGCGCTGGATCGAGTATCGGCCGCGGGCGCGGCCCGGGGCCTGCCTGGCCGACCTGGACCGCGCCGGCCGCAAGGCCGCGCACCGGTTGCTGGCGACGGCGCTGAGCCCGCACGCGTACGCCCAGGCGATGGCGATCGTGGCGCTGGAGGAGGTGCTCGACCGGGCCGAGGGGTGGGCGCGCGGGCGGCACAGCAACGACTACTGGGTGGCGGTCTTCGGCGATCCGGGTGACGAGGCGTGGTCGTGGCGGTTCGAGGGGCACCACGTGTCGGTGACGATGACGGTGGCCGGCGCCCAGGTGTCGCCCGCGCCGGTGTTCCTGGGCGCCAACCCGCACCGGGTCAGCCACGCCGGCCGCACCGTGCTGCGGCCGCTCGCCGCCGAGGAGGACCTGGGCCGGGCGCTGCTGGAGGCGATGGGGCCGGCGGGGCGGCGCGCGGCCATCGTGTCCGACCGGGCGCCCGACGACATCCGCAGCGCGACCCGCGGCCGCACGGACCCGATCGAGCCGCGCGGCGTGCCCACCAGCCGGCTCGGCCCGTCCGCGCGCGCCACGCTCGACGCCCTGGTCGCGCTCTACCTGGACCGGCTCCCGGCCGAGCTCGCCGCGCGCGAGCACGCGCGGATCGCCGCCGGCGAGCGGCACTTCGCCTGGGAGGGCCCGACCGGGCCGGGCACCAGGCACTACTACCGGGTCCAGGGCGAGGACCTGCTGATCGAGTACGACAACACGAGCGACGACGGAAACCACGCGCACACGGTCATGCGGCGCCCGAGGAGCGACTTCGGCGACGACGTGCTCGCCGCCCACCGCGCGGTCGCGCACTAG
- a CDS encoding STAS domain-containing protein, whose protein sequence is MTLVRTEPCDSHGLAVVHLHGDVDIQNERSVVAAVAAALDGPVREVVVDLTNVPFLDSSGVRALLRGRQAAETYGATLRVRNPRRIVDQILRITGVAPLLGLGPVS, encoded by the coding sequence ATGACGCTCGTGCGCACGGAACCCTGCGACAGCCACGGCCTCGCGGTGGTCCATCTGCACGGCGACGTCGACATCCAGAACGAGCGCAGCGTGGTGGCCGCGGTCGCGGCGGCCCTGGACGGCCCGGTACGCGAGGTCGTGGTCGACCTGACCAACGTGCCGTTCCTCGACTCCAGCGGCGTCCGGGCGCTGCTGCGGGGCCGGCAGGCGGCGGAGACCTACGGCGCGACGCTGCGGGTCCGCAACCCCCGCCGGATCGTCGACCAGATCCTGCGCATCACCGGCGTCGCGCCGCTCCTGGGCCTAGGGCCTGTTTCATGA
- a CDS encoding zinc-binding dehydrogenase — MSADTEDRVVVVSGPGTVEVQRVKREPVRDGTFRVNTLYSGVSAGTELSYVKGTNPYLSASWDAALGLFRPGEPSTVYPVTRLGYMEVGRVAESATPAVREGAVVAMAYGHRTGYLADPLTDRFVPLPPDLDPILGVYVAHAGPICANGLLHAAADLYGPGVRDLGDGIRGRRVAVVGAGLVGLLTALFASRHGAQEVVVLDETSRRRAVAEALGLAALNPAGGDPAVALKTRWRAGPGADVVFQCRGRAAALHLALRLPRPQGTVIDLAFYQGGADAVRLGRSSTTTGWRCGARRSAGCRAGCRRRGTGTGCRRRRSRCCASAARRSGGIWSPRWCRSTRRRACSPTLPRGAARRCRRSWRVE; from the coding sequence ATGTCTGCGGACACTGAGGATCGAGTTGTCGTCGTGAGTGGACCGGGCACAGTGGAGGTCCAGCGAGTCAAGCGGGAACCCGTGCGGGACGGCACCTTCCGGGTCAACACGCTCTACAGTGGAGTTTCGGCCGGGACGGAACTGAGCTACGTCAAGGGCACGAACCCGTACCTGTCGGCGTCGTGGGACGCGGCCCTCGGACTCTTCCGCCCCGGCGAGCCGTCCACTGTGTACCCGGTGACCCGGCTCGGCTACATGGAGGTGGGCCGGGTCGCCGAGAGCGCCACCCCGGCCGTGCGCGAGGGCGCCGTGGTCGCGATGGCGTACGGCCACCGCACCGGCTATCTCGCCGACCCGCTGACCGACCGGTTCGTGCCGCTGCCGCCGGACCTGGACCCGATCCTCGGCGTGTACGTCGCGCACGCCGGGCCGATCTGCGCCAACGGACTGCTGCACGCGGCCGCCGACCTCTACGGCCCGGGGGTGCGGGACCTCGGCGACGGCATCCGGGGACGGCGTGTCGCGGTCGTCGGTGCCGGCCTGGTCGGGCTACTGACCGCGCTGTTCGCCTCTCGCCACGGGGCGCAGGAGGTCGTCGTACTCGATGAGACGTCGCGGCGGCGAGCGGTCGCGGAGGCCCTCGGTCTGGCGGCGCTCAACCCGGCCGGCGGCGACCCGGCGGTCGCGCTGAAGACCCGGTGGCGGGCCGGGCCCGGCGCGGACGTGGTCTTTCAGTGCCGCGGCCGGGCGGCGGCGCTGCACCTGGCGCTGCGGCTGCCGCGGCCGCAAGGGACGGTGATCGATCTGGCCTTCTACCAGGGCGGGGCGGACGCGGTGCGGCTGGGGAGGAGTTCCACCACAACGGGCTGGCGGTGCGGTGCGCGCAGATCGGCCGGGTGCCGCGCGGGCTGTCGGCGGCGTGGGACCGGGACCGGCTGTCGGCGGAGACGGTCGCGCTGCTGCGCGAGCGCGGCGCGGCGATCCGGCGGCATCTGGTCTCCGCGGTGGTGCCGTTCGACGAGGCGCCGGGCCTGCTCACCGACCTTGCCGCGCGGCGCCGCCAGGAGGTGTCGACGATCTTGGAGGGTTGAATAG
- a CDS encoding ABC transporter permease, translated as MTTLTMVELRKMADTRAGFWLLAVVALAYAALVTVIIFVADAPDLTFQSLFQATLLPSGILLPVLGILSVTSEWTQRGALTTFTLVPERWRVAAAKLLAAAVLAALSVAAGLVFAAVGNLVGMAVADGDGSWHLGASALGGAVLFQVINVVMGVAFGMLLMNSALAIVMFFVLPSIWGVLTGMIGALRTPAEWLELSVTMQPLAEDTMTGSGWAKLGTSVGVWVLLPLAAGLIRLMRREVS; from the coding sequence ATGACCACGCTGACCATGGTGGAACTGCGCAAGATGGCCGACACCCGGGCCGGGTTCTGGCTGCTGGCGGTGGTCGCGCTGGCGTACGCGGCGCTGGTGACCGTGATCATCTTCGTGGCGGACGCGCCGGACCTGACGTTCCAGTCGCTCTTCCAGGCGACGCTGCTGCCGTCCGGGATCCTGCTGCCGGTGCTGGGCATCCTGTCCGTCACCAGCGAGTGGACGCAGCGCGGGGCGCTGACCACGTTCACCCTGGTGCCGGAGCGGTGGCGGGTCGCCGCGGCGAAGCTGCTCGCCGCGGCCGTACTGGCGGCGCTGTCGGTCGCGGCCGGGCTGGTCTTCGCGGCGGTGGGCAACCTGGTCGGCATGGCGGTGGCCGACGGCGACGGCAGCTGGCACCTGGGCGCGTCCGCGCTCGGCGGTGCCGTGCTCTTCCAGGTCATCAACGTCGTCATGGGCGTCGCGTTCGGCATGCTGCTGATGAACTCGGCGCTCGCCATCGTGATGTTCTTCGTGCTGCCGTCGATCTGGGGCGTGCTCACCGGCATGATCGGGGCGCTGCGGACCCCCGCCGAGTGGCTGGAGCTGAGCGTCACCATGCAGCCGCTCGCCGAGGACACGATGACCGGGTCCGGCTGGGCCAAGCTGGGCACGTCGGTGGGCGTGTGGGTCCTGCTGCCGCTGGCCGCCGGGCTGATCCGGCTCATGCGACGGGAAGTGTCGTAG
- a CDS encoding class I SAM-dependent methyltransferase produces the protein MSPYILDASAWQESWDRQQEAYLPDREERFAALLEVVDAVTDGRPPRVLDLAGGTGSISLRVLRRFPDATTTLLDVDPVLLHIAGATLDDRATVVTANLRTPQWLAALPHREFDAVLTATALHWLPADRLTDLYGEIRSALRPGGVFVNADHMPDDGLPGLSARLGDRSDARRRARYAAGAVLSWEDWWEHVGGDPVLGPLLPERKKVFAERHATEFAPPVSWHLDTLRAAGYAEAGLVWRGARDAAVAGVA, from the coding sequence ATGAGTCCTTACATACTCGATGCTTCGGCGTGGCAGGAGAGCTGGGACCGGCAGCAGGAGGCGTACCTGCCGGACCGGGAGGAGCGGTTCGCCGCCCTGCTGGAGGTGGTCGACGCGGTCACGGATGGGCGGCCGCCGCGGGTGCTCGACCTGGCCGGCGGCACCGGGTCGATCTCGCTGCGGGTGCTGCGCCGCTTCCCCGACGCCACCACCACGCTGCTCGACGTCGACCCGGTGCTGCTGCACATCGCCGGCGCCACCCTCGATGACCGGGCCACGGTGGTGACGGCGAACCTGCGTACCCCGCAATGGCTGGCGGCGTTGCCGCACCGGGAGTTTGACGCGGTGCTTACCGCGACGGCGCTGCACTGGTTGCCGGCGGACCGGTTGACCGACCTGTACGGCGAGATCCGCAGCGCGCTACGGCCCGGAGGCGTGTTCGTCAACGCGGACCACATGCCCGACGACGGGCTGCCCGGCCTCAGCGCGCGGCTGGGCGACCGGTCCGACGCCCGCCGCCGGGCCCGGTACGCCGCCGGCGCGGTGCTGTCCTGGGAGGACTGGTGGGAGCACGTGGGCGGCGACCCGGTGCTGGGCCCGCTCCTGCCCGAACGCAAGAAGGTCTTCGCCGAGCGGCACGCCACCGAGTTCGCACCCCCGGTGTCCTGGCACCTGGACACGCTGCGCGCCGCCGGGTACGCCGAGGCCGGCCTGGTCTGGCGCGGCGCCCGGGACGCGGCGGTGGCCGGCGTGGCCTGA
- the lpdA gene encoding dihydrolipoyl dehydrogenase, with protein sequence MSTHFDVVVLGAGPGGYTAAVRSAQLGLSTAVVEERYWGGVCLNVGCIPSKALLRNAELAHLFTQEAGTFGIQVDGTVSFDYGAAFQRSRKVADGRVKGVHYLMKKNKITQYDARGVFTDPHTLRVGEQTVTFDHCVIAAGATTKLLPGTQVSERVVTYEEQILSDTLPASVVIAGAGAIGVEFAYVLHNYGVKVTIVEFLDRVVPLEDAEVSAELARRYKRLGIDVLTSTKVESIEESASGVRVTVSRDGQRQVLEADKVLQAIGFQPRVDGYGLDKTGVRRTERGAIDVDGRCRTSVPHIFAIGDVTAKLMLAHAAEAMGIIAAETIADAETMELDYTMIPRATYCQPQIASFGWTEAQAREKGFDVRVAKFPFTANGKAHGLADTAGFVKILSDGKYGELLGAHLIGPDVTELLPELTLAQQWDLTVHEVARNVHAHPTLGEAVKEAIHGLAGHMINM encoded by the coding sequence ATGAGCACACACTTCGACGTGGTGGTCCTGGGCGCGGGTCCGGGTGGGTACACGGCGGCGGTCCGGTCCGCGCAGCTCGGGCTGTCGACGGCGGTGGTCGAGGAGCGCTACTGGGGCGGCGTCTGCCTCAACGTGGGCTGCATCCCGTCCAAGGCCCTGCTGCGCAACGCCGAGCTGGCGCACCTGTTCACCCAGGAGGCCGGCACCTTCGGCATCCAGGTGGACGGCACGGTCAGCTTCGACTACGGGGCGGCGTTCCAGCGCAGCCGCAAGGTCGCCGACGGCCGCGTCAAGGGCGTGCACTACCTGATGAAGAAGAACAAGATCACCCAGTACGACGCCCGCGGGGTGTTCACCGACCCGCACACGCTGCGCGTCGGCGAGCAGACCGTCACCTTCGACCACTGCGTTATCGCGGCCGGCGCGACCACCAAGCTGCTGCCCGGTACGCAGGTGAGCGAGCGCGTCGTGACGTACGAGGAGCAGATCCTCAGCGACACCCTGCCCGCCAGCGTCGTCATCGCCGGGGCCGGCGCGATCGGCGTGGAGTTCGCGTACGTCCTGCACAACTACGGCGTCAAGGTGACCATTGTGGAGTTCCTCGACCGCGTGGTGCCGCTGGAGGACGCCGAGGTCTCCGCCGAGCTGGCCCGCCGGTACAAGCGCCTGGGCATCGACGTGCTCACCTCCACGAAGGTCGAGTCGATCGAGGAGTCCGCATCGGGCGTGCGGGTCACCGTGTCCCGGGACGGTCAGCGGCAGGTGCTGGAGGCCGACAAGGTGTTGCAGGCGATCGGCTTCCAGCCCCGCGTCGACGGCTACGGGCTGGACAAGACCGGCGTACGCCGCACCGAGCGCGGCGCGATCGACGTCGACGGCCGGTGCCGCACCAGCGTGCCGCACATCTTCGCGATCGGCGACGTGACCGCCAAGCTGATGCTCGCCCACGCCGCCGAGGCCATGGGCATCATCGCCGCCGAGACGATCGCCGACGCCGAGACCATGGAGCTGGACTACACGATGATCCCGCGGGCCACGTACTGCCAGCCGCAGATCGCCAGCTTCGGCTGGACCGAGGCGCAGGCCCGGGAGAAGGGCTTCGACGTACGGGTCGCGAAGTTCCCGTTCACCGCGAACGGCAAGGCGCACGGCCTCGCCGACACGGCCGGCTTCGTCAAGATCTTGAGCGACGGTAAGTACGGCGAGCTGCTCGGCGCCCACCTCATCGGGCCGGACGTGACCGAGCTGCTGCCGGAGCTGACGCTGGCCCAGCAGTGGGACCTGACCGTGCACGAGGTCGCCCGTAACGTCCACGCCCACCCCACGCTCGGCGAGGCGGTCAAGGAGGCGATCCACGGCCTGGCCGGCCACATGATCAATATGTGA
- a CDS encoding glycosyltransferase gives MATGPARRIRGIENVVATLVPPLRALGVEVVLATVGASTLPADGRVTVFEDGQFAALQRPYNQVSGVAQAHLHGVVRALRSGLDVDLVHDHVEAAGLATVAALGLPALHTLHWDLGKHPELYGTFDGGGRVWVNGVSAAQLARAPQALRDHAIGHVHLATPLADGADRRPLPAKGDHVVILGRITPGKGQDLGARLAHEYGFDLVLAGPVGPHHSASSLVLDSDNPDVRFFRSSVAPYVDGVRVRWLGTVAPPFRDELVGTARAMLAPLRWEEPGGTFVVESLALGTPVVALARGCLPELVEHGRTGLLTSAEEELPDLLHAADKIDPRECAKEAAARFTPSVMATHYLSLYKRVLNSPPPASPRLDSKGQPLGA, from the coding sequence GTGGCTACCGGTCCCGCCCGGCGGATACGGGGCATCGAGAACGTCGTCGCCACCCTGGTGCCGCCGCTGCGCGCGCTCGGGGTGGAGGTGGTGCTGGCCACGGTCGGCGCCAGCACGCTGCCCGCGGACGGCCGGGTGACGGTCTTCGAGGACGGGCAGTTCGCGGCGCTGCAACGGCCGTACAACCAGGTGAGCGGCGTCGCCCAGGCGCACCTGCACGGCGTCGTCCGGGCCCTGCGCTCGGGCCTCGACGTCGACCTGGTGCACGACCACGTCGAGGCGGCCGGCCTCGCCACCGTCGCCGCGCTCGGGCTGCCCGCCCTCCACACGCTGCACTGGGACCTCGGCAAGCACCCGGAGCTCTACGGCACCTTCGACGGCGGCGGCCGGGTGTGGGTCAACGGCGTCTCCGCGGCGCAGCTCGCCCGGGCGCCACAGGCCCTGCGGGACCACGCGATCGGGCACGTGCACCTCGCCACCCCGCTCGCCGACGGGGCCGACCGGCGCCCGCTGCCGGCCAAGGGCGACCACGTGGTGATCCTCGGCCGGATCACCCCGGGCAAAGGGCAGGACCTGGGCGCGCGGCTGGCCCACGAGTACGGCTTCGACCTCGTGCTGGCCGGGCCGGTGGGGCCTCATCACTCGGCTTCGTCGCTTGTTCTTGATTCGGACAATCCGGATGTGCGCTTCTTCCGTTCCTCGGTGGCGCCGTACGTGGACGGCGTACGGGTGCGGTGGCTCGGCACGGTGGCTCCGCCGTTCCGGGACGAGCTCGTCGGCACCGCCCGCGCGATGCTGGCGCCGCTGCGGTGGGAAGAGCCCGGCGGCACGTTCGTGGTGGAGTCGCTGGCGCTCGGAACCCCGGTGGTGGCGCTTGCCCGCGGCTGCCTGCCCGAGCTGGTGGAGCACGGGCGTACCGGCCTGCTCACCTCCGCGGAGGAGGAACTGCCCGACCTGCTACACGCGGCCGACAAGATCGACCCACGGGAGTGCGCGAAGGAGGCGGCGGCGCGCTTCACCCCGTCGGTAATGGCGACCCACTACCTGTCCCTCTACAAACGCGTCCTCAACTCACCTCCCCCGGCCTCGCCCCGCCTCGACTCAAAAGGGCAGCCCCTTGGGGCGTGA
- the secA2 gene encoding accessory Sec system translocase SecA2, with product MGVSQRLKSRMQRFLQRPGTTVDLGPLEKQLPKISARAEELAELSDAELTEAAGEATEYHDLCAFGREAAKRGLDQTPYDVQLLGAMALLSGKVAEMATGEGKTLTAAIAAYGHVRRGKGPVHVLTVNDYLARRDALWMAPVYRLLGLSVGWVTEASSHDQRRAAYGNDVTYVSVSEAGFDYLRDQLVTDIDDRVQRELATCIVDEADSILIDEARVPMVLAGTVPGEQDPVHAAAALVKGLVNRRHYEIADDGRSVALTDRGLRAVEAKLDGIDLYADENVEQLSAINVALHAQALLHRDVDYIVRNGAVELVDEMRGRVAQRRRWPDGLQAAVEAKEGLNATAEGEVLDTITVQAYIALYKTLCGMTATAVLVGHELREFFKLEVAVIPSNTPCIRVDDPDRIYATQAEKEEALIEEIRINHEAGRPVLVGTLDVKESEQLAAGLTAAGIACVVLNAKNDEEEAAIIAEAGTHGAVTVSTQMAGRGVDIRLGGSDQADYDRVKELGGLYIIGSGRHDSRRVDDQLRGRSGRQGDPGHSVFFVSLEDELVVRHAPELIPGSPKMDADGLVHDETVTYAVEHAQRVAEGVNHEIHRNTWRYSVVIEQQRIALAARRERLLTTEVATDLLRDRYEEKCEDIDEELLSRVARSIALYHLDRLWAEHLAELNEVREGVHLRALGRLDPLDEFHRSAVPAFNDLFPKIEARTLETFEQTEVTEDWQPEGSDMVRPSATWTYLVHDNPFGSELDRLISAVGRRLSSSR from the coding sequence ATGGGTGTGTCGCAACGGTTGAAGAGCAGGATGCAGCGCTTTCTCCAGCGCCCGGGTACGACGGTCGACCTCGGCCCGCTGGAGAAGCAGTTGCCCAAGATCAGTGCACGTGCGGAGGAGCTGGCGGAGCTCTCCGACGCCGAGCTGACCGAGGCCGCCGGTGAGGCCACCGAGTACCACGACCTCTGTGCCTTCGGGCGCGAGGCGGCCAAGCGCGGCCTCGACCAGACGCCGTACGACGTGCAGCTGCTCGGCGCGATGGCGCTCCTGTCCGGCAAGGTCGCCGAGATGGCCACCGGCGAGGGCAAGACGCTGACCGCCGCGATCGCCGCGTACGGGCACGTCCGGCGCGGCAAGGGCCCGGTGCACGTGCTGACCGTCAACGACTACCTGGCCCGCCGCGACGCGCTCTGGATGGCGCCGGTCTACCGCCTGCTCGGCCTGTCCGTCGGCTGGGTCACCGAGGCGTCCAGCCACGACCAGCGCCGGGCCGCCTACGGCAACGACGTCACGTACGTCTCGGTCAGCGAGGCCGGCTTCGACTACCTGCGCGACCAGCTCGTCACCGACATCGACGACCGGGTGCAGCGCGAGCTGGCCACCTGCATCGTCGACGAGGCCGACTCCATCCTGATCGACGAGGCCCGGGTGCCGATGGTCCTCGCCGGCACCGTGCCCGGCGAGCAGGACCCGGTGCACGCCGCCGCCGCGCTGGTGAAGGGCCTGGTCAACAGGCGCCACTACGAGATCGCCGACGACGGCCGCAGCGTCGCGCTGACCGACCGCGGGCTGCGCGCCGTCGAGGCCAAGCTGGACGGCATCGACCTGTACGCCGACGAGAACGTCGAGCAGCTCTCCGCCATCAACGTGGCCCTGCACGCCCAGGCCCTGCTGCACCGGGACGTCGACTACATCGTGCGCAACGGCGCCGTGGAGCTGGTCGACGAGATGCGCGGCCGGGTGGCCCAGCGCCGCCGCTGGCCGGACGGGCTGCAGGCCGCTGTCGAGGCCAAGGAGGGGCTCAACGCGACCGCCGAGGGCGAGGTGCTCGACACCATCACCGTGCAGGCGTACATCGCGCTCTACAAGACGCTGTGCGGCATGACGGCGACGGCGGTGCTGGTGGGGCACGAGCTGCGCGAGTTCTTCAAGCTCGAGGTCGCGGTCATCCCGTCGAACACCCCGTGCATCCGGGTGGACGATCCGGACCGCATCTACGCCACCCAGGCCGAGAAGGAAGAGGCCCTGATCGAGGAGATCCGCATCAACCACGAGGCCGGCCGGCCCGTGCTCGTGGGCACCCTCGACGTCAAGGAGTCCGAGCAGCTCGCCGCCGGCCTCACCGCCGCCGGGATCGCGTGCGTCGTGCTCAACGCCAAGAACGACGAGGAGGAGGCGGCGATCATCGCGGAGGCCGGCACGCACGGCGCGGTGACCGTCTCCACCCAGATGGCCGGCCGCGGCGTCGACATCCGCCTCGGCGGCAGCGACCAGGCCGACTACGACCGGGTCAAGGAGCTCGGCGGGCTCTACATCATCGGCAGCGGCCGGCACGACAGCCGCCGGGTCGACGACCAGCTGCGTGGCCGCTCCGGCCGGCAGGGCGACCCCGGGCACTCGGTGTTCTTCGTGAGCCTGGAGGACGAACTGGTCGTCCGGCACGCGCCCGAGCTGATCCCGGGCTCGCCGAAGATGGACGCCGACGGCCTGGTGCACGACGAGACCGTCACGTACGCCGTCGAGCACGCCCAGCGGGTCGCCGAGGGCGTCAACCACGAGATCCACCGCAACACCTGGCGGTACAGCGTGGTGATCGAGCAGCAGCGCATCGCCCTCGCCGCGCGGCGCGAGCGGCTGCTGACCACCGAGGTGGCCACCGACCTGCTGCGCGACCGGTACGAGGAGAAGTGCGAGGACATCGACGAGGAGCTGCTGTCCCGGGTGGCCCGCTCGATCGCGCTCTACCACCTCGACCGGCTGTGGGCCGAGCACCTCGCCGAGCTGAACGAGGTGCGCGAGGGCGTACACCTGCGCGCGCTGGGGCGGCTGGACCCGCTGGACGAGTTCCACCGCTCGGCGGTGCCGGCGTTCAACGACCTGTTCCCGAAGATCGAGGCGCGCACGCTGGAGACGTTCGAGCAGACCGAGGTGACCGAGGACTGGCAGCCGGAGGGGTCCGACATGGTCCGGCCGAGCGCCACGTGGACGTACCTGGTGCACGACAACCCGTTCGGCTCCGAGCTCGACCGCCTGATCTCCGCGGTGGGCCGCCGGCTGTCCTCCTCCCGCTAA